The following are encoded together in the Brassica napus cultivar Da-Ae chromosome A9, Da-Ae, whole genome shotgun sequence genome:
- the LOC106434151 gene encoding leucine carboxyl methyltransferase 1 homolog → MAESRSNRAAVQATNDDASASKLSCVKKGYMKDDYVHLFVKRPLRRSPIINRGYFSRWAAFRKLLAQFLESSNEPAQPKKQILSLGAGFDTTYFQLLDEGKAPFLYVELDFKEVTSKKAAVIENSTQLRDKILGANSSISVEEGQVLSDLYKLLPVDLRDIPKLRDVISFAGMDPSLPTFIIAECVLIYLDPDSSRAIVNWASKTFSTAVFFLYEQIHPDDAFGHQMIINLESRGCALLSIDASPTLLAKEKLFLDNGWQRAVAWDMLKVYGSFVDTQEKRRIERLELFDEFEEWHMMQEHYCVTYAVNDAMGIFGDFGFTRGSPESMNISSAMSP, encoded by the exons ATGGCAGAATCTCGCAGCAACAGAGCGGCGGTGCAGGCTACAAACGATGATGCATCCGCCAGTAAACT GTCTTGTGTCAAAAAGGGTTACATGAAAGACGATTATGTTCATCTCTTTGTGAAAAGACCCCTTCGAAGATCGCCCATTATTAATCGAG GTTACTTTTCCCGTTGGGCTGCCTTCCGAAAGCTTTTGGCTCAGTTTCTGGaaagttctaatgaacctgcTCAACCCAAGAAACAGATACTCTCTCTCGGAGCTGGCTTCGATACTACTTATTTTCAGCTTCTG GATGAGGGGAAAGCGCCCTTTTTGTACGTGGAACTGGACTTTAAAGAG GTTACAAGTAAGAAGGCTGCTGTTATCGAAAATTCCACCCAGCTGAGGGACAAAATTCTAGGAGCAAATTCATCTATTTCAGTTG AGGAAGGCCAAGTTCTCAGTGATCTTTACAAGTTACTTCCTGTTGACCTGCGTGATATACCAAAATTAAGAGATGTTATATCATTTGCTGGTATGGATCCTAG TCTGCCGACATTTATTATTGCAGAATGTGTTCTGATTTATCTGGACCCCGATTCAAGCCGTGCCATCGTCAATTGGGCGTCAAAGACGTTTTCAACTGcagtatttttcttatatgagcAG ATCCATCCAGATGATGCATTTGGACATCAGATGATTATAAACTTGGAG AGTCGGGGTTGTGCACTCTTAAGCATTGATGCATCACCGACTTTACTCGCAAAGGAGAAATTGTTTCTTGACAATGGATGGCAG AGAGCTGTTGCCTGGGATATGCTAAAAGTGTATGGAAGCTTTGTTGATACTCAAGAAAAACGCAG GATCGAGCGATTGGAGCTGtttgacgaatttgaagagtgGCACATGATGCAG GAACATTACTGCGTCACATATGCTGTCAATGACGCAATG GGGATATTTGGGGATTTCGGTTTCACAAGAGGAAGCCCTGAAAGCATGAACATCTCATCTGCAATGTCACCTTGA